The proteins below come from a single Limosilactobacillus reuteri genomic window:
- a CDS encoding GNAT family N-acetyltransferase — protein MADDISIKLATSEDAGAVLQFLRVTATESDAVLVPHLNEISEKTEAKNIDLINQFDDCVILLAMLSEEIVGMVTVMVLDHQPTTGELGVVVRKKYWRNGIGRLLVDEAEYWFNTYSSLENLVLTVFEDNIPAINLYQQLHFVTIGKTVEQGRNVLQMQYDNKKEETMEK, from the coding sequence ATGGCAGATGACATTTCGATAAAGCTAGCAACGAGTGAGGATGCCGGGGCTGTTTTGCAATTTTTACGGGTAACTGCAACTGAAAGTGACGCGGTATTAGTTCCGCATTTAAATGAGATTAGTGAAAAGACAGAAGCAAAAAATATCGATTTAATAAATCAATTTGATGATTGTGTTATTTTACTTGCGATGCTCAGCGAAGAGATTGTGGGGATGGTTACTGTAATGGTATTAGATCATCAACCGACAACCGGTGAATTAGGAGTCGTGGTACGGAAAAAGTATTGGCGAAACGGAATCGGTCGCTTATTAGTCGATGAAGCAGAATATTGGTTTAATACTTATAGTAGTTTAGAAAATTTGGTCCTGACAGTTTTTGAGGATAATATTCCGGCAATTAATCTTTATCAGCAATTACACTTTGTTACAATAGGAAAAACAGTTGAGCAGGGTCGTAATGTCCTGCAAATGCAATACGATAATAAAAAAGAGGAAACAATGGAAAAGTAA
- the cdaA gene encoding diadenylate cyclase CdaA, with product MQFIISLLTWQNLIHLIDILVIWFLIYELLMLIRGTRAVQLFRGILIIILVKIVSWYVGLSTVSWVMDQIINWGVIAIVIIFQPEIRRGLEHLGRGTFFTHNQTANEKEEDMIKQLDQAIQYMSKRRIGALMSIQMKTGLEEYIETGIPLDADISGALLINTFIPNTPLHDGAVIIKNNRIAVAAAYLPLSDSKLIPKELGTRHRAAVGISEVTDALTIVISEETGEVSITKDNELIRNMSRDEYLKFLRAQLYTHEPQHENLVTELYAKFQRKGGGRHGQGH from the coding sequence ATGCAATTTATAATTTCGCTTCTAACATGGCAGAATCTGATTCACTTAATTGATATCTTAGTAATTTGGTTTTTAATCTACGAGTTATTAATGTTGATTCGTGGTACAAGAGCTGTCCAACTATTTCGTGGTATTCTGATCATTATTTTGGTTAAGATTGTTAGTTGGTATGTTGGTTTAAGTACTGTTTCGTGGGTAATGGACCAGATTATCAACTGGGGTGTTATTGCAATTGTCATTATCTTCCAGCCAGAGATTCGGCGCGGACTGGAACACCTTGGTCGAGGAACTTTCTTTACTCATAATCAAACAGCAAATGAGAAAGAAGAAGATATGATTAAGCAATTAGACCAAGCGATTCAGTACATGTCAAAGCGAAGAATTGGTGCTTTAATGAGTATTCAAATGAAGACTGGTCTAGAAGAGTATATTGAAACAGGTATTCCACTCGATGCTGATATTTCAGGGGCATTACTTATTAATACTTTTATTCCTAATACGCCCTTACATGATGGAGCAGTGATTATAAAAAATAATCGGATTGCAGTAGCGGCTGCTTATCTTCCTTTGTCTGATAGTAAATTGATTCCTAAAGAATTAGGGACACGACATCGGGCTGCTGTCGGAATTAGTGAAGTGACAGATGCATTGACAATTGTTATTTCAGAAGAAACCGGCGAAGTTTCAATTACGAAAGATAATGAATTAATTCGAAACATGTCGCGAGATGAATACCTAAAGTTCTTACGTGCTCAGTTGTATACGCATGAGCCTCAACACGAAAACTTGGTAACAGAACTTTATGCTAAGTTTCAACGTAAAGGAGGTGGCCGTCATGGGCAAGGACACTAA
- the tsaE gene encoding tRNA (adenosine(37)-N6)-threonylcarbamoyltransferase complex ATPase subunit type 1 TsaE, with the protein MESLTLTNRDATIALGKKIGQQLVAGDVLVLDGDLGAGKTTFTKGLAAGLEIPDIIKSPTFTIIHEYQDGRLPLYHMDAYRLENGGAEDLGLEEYFDGDGVSVVEWAEFVEDELPADFLAIHFKRTDDDNTRVLEFEPHGQHFDQIVKSVVG; encoded by the coding sequence ATGGAGAGCTTAACGTTAACGAATCGTGACGCAACAATTGCCCTTGGAAAGAAAATTGGTCAGCAATTAGTTGCCGGGGATGTGCTAGTCTTAGACGGTGATTTAGGAGCAGGCAAGACTACTTTTACCAAGGGATTGGCTGCAGGGTTAGAAATTCCTGATATCATTAAAAGTCCTACTTTTACAATTATTCATGAATATCAAGATGGACGTCTCCCCTTATACCATATGGATGCATATCGCTTAGAAAATGGGGGAGCAGAAGATCTCGGACTTGAAGAATACTTTGATGGTGATGGAGTTTCAGTTGTTGAATGGGCTGAATTTGTTGAAGATGAATTGCCAGCTGACTTTTTAGCTATCCACTTCAAGCGAACAGATGATGATAATACTCGTGTTCTGGAATTTGAACCCCATGGACAGCATTTTGACCAAATTGTAAAAAGCGTGGTGGGATAA
- a CDS encoding 3'-5' exonuclease, giving the protein MNFIAMDFETANGKRYSACSLALTIVRNGQIADEFYTLINPHTKFFWRNTQIHGIHERDVQNAPDFPEVWEHINQFYTPDKLVIAHNNRFDNSVLRNTLEHYNIEVPAYQTLDTVASSRQLIPGLTNYKLNTVCDALNIDLHHHHNALDDAQACANILLYQSKHFTPQQIQPFINLIG; this is encoded by the coding sequence ATGAATTTTATAGCAATGGACTTTGAAACTGCTAATGGTAAGCGTTACAGTGCATGTTCGCTCGCACTCACAATCGTTCGGAATGGACAAATTGCCGACGAATTTTACACCCTAATTAATCCTCATACTAAATTCTTTTGGCGTAATACACAGATCCACGGTATTCATGAACGTGACGTCCAAAATGCGCCTGATTTTCCAGAAGTATGGGAACATATCAACCAATTCTACACTCCTGATAAATTAGTTATTGCCCATAATAATCGATTTGATAATAGCGTTTTAAGGAATACGTTAGAACATTACAATATCGAAGTCCCCGCCTACCAGACGCTCGATACCGTTGCTTCAAGCCGCCAGTTGATTCCAGGATTAACAAATTATAAACTTAATACTGTTTGTGACGCGTTAAATATTGACCTTCATCACCACCATAATGCTCTTGATGATGCCCAGGCTTGCGCTAACATTCTGCTTTATCAAAGCAAGCATTTTACCCCACAACAGATTCAGCCCTTTATTAATTTAATCGGCTAA
- the rbsD gene encoding D-ribose pyranase: MKKTGIINSEVSAVVANMGHMDWLSIGDAGMPVPFGTKKIDLAVDKELPSFMDVLNNVLKEMKVQKIYLAEEIKDQNPEQLENIKKALPDVEIAFMPHSELKKSLAKTHAFIRTGEMTPYSNIILESGVTF; this comes from the coding sequence ATGAAGAAAACAGGGATTATTAATTCAGAAGTTTCAGCTGTCGTGGCTAATATGGGACATATGGATTGGTTATCAATTGGTGATGCCGGAATGCCCGTTCCATTTGGTACTAAGAAGATTGATTTGGCTGTTGATAAGGAATTGCCAAGCTTTATGGACGTATTGAATAATGTTCTTAAGGAAATGAAGGTTCAAAAGATTTACTTAGCTGAAGAAATCAAGGATCAAAATCCAGAACAACTTGAAAATATTAAGAAGGCATTACCAGATGTTGAGATTGCATTTATGCCTCATAGTGAGCTTAAGAAGAGTCTTGCTAAGACGCATGCCTTTATTCGGACAGGGGAAATGACGCCATACTCAAACATTATCCTTGAATCAGGCGTAACATTTTAA
- a CDS encoding PAS domain-containing protein, which produces MTDINLKGGKLSIEQLNTIFETIPVEFDFIDENDIIRWSSANRHRLFKRTDADLDKHVLEVHPGHSQGHVKQVLHDMHSGDRDSISIMIKHHGQPVNIAFYALRDDQNKYLGCVEVTQDVSKQQTKGSFWRNIMQVLHKK; this is translated from the coding sequence ATGACAGATATTAATCTTAAAGGTGGAAAACTAAGTATTGAACAACTTAATACTATTTTTGAAACCATCCCCGTAGAATTCGATTTCATTGATGAAAATGATATCATTCGCTGGTCATCAGCTAATCGGCATCGTTTATTCAAGCGAACGGATGCAGACTTAGATAAACATGTGCTTGAGGTTCATCCCGGGCATAGTCAAGGCCATGTTAAGCAAGTACTTCATGATATGCATAGCGGAGACCGTGATTCAATTAGCATTATGATCAAGCATCATGGTCAACCTGTAAATATTGCTTTTTATGCCTTACGTGATGATCAAAATAAATACCTTGGATGTGTAGAGGTAACGCAAGATGTTAGTAAACAGCAAACAAAGGGATCCTTCTGGCGAAACATTATGCAAGTCCTACATAAAAAATAA
- the glmM gene encoding phosphoglucosamine mutase: MKLKYFGTDGVRGVANQDLSPELAFRVGRAGGYVLTRHSERKQPQVLVARDTRISGEMLENALIAGLLSVGIEVLRLGVVTTPGVAYLVRAQEADAGVMITASHNPIKYNGIKYFGGNGFKLSDELEYEIEQLLDAEEDTLPRPSDAGLGTVADYHEGALKYTSFLEQTVSSDLEGLKVVVDAANGATSGFISNLFADMNVDFIPINDQPDGLNTNLNCGSTHPESLQKAVVGNNADLGVAFDGDGDRCIAVDNEGNIVDGDKIMYICGKYMDKKGLLKKDTVVTTVMSNLGMYKALEAHNLKSVKTKVGDRYVVEEMLKNGYNLGGEQSGHIIFLDHNTTGDGMLTALQLLSVVKDSGKTLAELANDVTTYPQELLNIKVADKTTAMENQKLKEIIAQVEKEMNGDGRVLVRPSGTEPLLRIMAEAATPELVHEYVERIGDVARAELEVE; the protein is encoded by the coding sequence ATGAAGTTAAAATATTTTGGAACTGATGGAGTTCGTGGAGTTGCAAATCAAGATTTAAGTCCAGAATTGGCGTTCCGTGTTGGTCGCGCAGGTGGATATGTCCTTACTCGGCACTCAGAACGAAAACAACCTCAAGTATTAGTTGCTCGTGATACACGAATTTCAGGTGAAATGCTAGAAAATGCATTGATTGCTGGATTATTATCCGTTGGTATTGAAGTTTTACGGCTAGGGGTTGTCACTACTCCCGGGGTTGCTTACCTTGTTCGGGCACAAGAAGCTGATGCTGGAGTTATGATTACTGCTAGTCATAACCCAATTAAATATAACGGGATTAAATATTTTGGTGGTAATGGATTTAAATTATCCGATGAATTGGAATATGAAATTGAACAATTACTAGATGCTGAAGAAGATACGTTGCCACGACCATCTGATGCAGGCTTAGGAACAGTTGCTGATTATCATGAGGGAGCATTAAAGTACACTTCATTCTTGGAACAAACTGTTTCAAGTGATCTTGAAGGATTAAAAGTGGTAGTTGATGCTGCTAATGGTGCAACAAGTGGCTTTATCTCTAATCTTTTTGCTGATATGAATGTGGACTTTATTCCAATTAATGATCAACCAGATGGCTTAAATACTAACCTAAATTGTGGATCAACTCACCCAGAGAGCCTCCAAAAAGCGGTTGTGGGAAATAATGCTGATCTTGGAGTAGCATTTGATGGTGATGGTGACCGTTGCATTGCTGTTGATAATGAGGGAAATATTGTTGACGGTGATAAGATTATGTATATCTGTGGTAAGTACATGGATAAGAAGGGATTACTTAAGAAAGATACAGTAGTTACAACTGTGATGAGTAATCTGGGAATGTACAAAGCTTTAGAAGCGCACAACTTAAAGAGTGTTAAGACTAAGGTGGGTGACCGGTATGTTGTTGAGGAAATGCTGAAAAATGGTTATAACCTTGGTGGTGAACAATCAGGACATATTATTTTCTTAGATCACAATACAACTGGGGATGGAATGCTTACCGCACTGCAACTCTTGTCTGTAGTTAAAGACTCTGGGAAGACACTCGCTGAATTGGCAAATGATGTAACAACTTATCCACAAGAGTTATTGAATATTAAGGTAGCAGATAAAACTACTGCAATGGAAAATCAAAAATTAAAGGAAATTATTGCGCAAGTCGAGAAGGAAATGAACGGGGACGGACGGGTTCTTGTTCGTCCTAGTGGAACTGAACCTCTTTTGCGCATTATGGCTGAAGCAGCTACGCCAGAATTAGTTCATGAATACGTTGAACGGATCGGTGATGTTGCCCGCGCGGAATTAGAAGTAGAATAA
- the glmS gene encoding glutamine--fructose-6-phosphate transaminase (isomerizing), giving the protein MCGIVGVTGTDKSLSILIDGLKRLEYRGYDSAGVYVNDQQGHDYLVKRPGRIANLEAALGEEVHGLAGIGHTRWATHGEPNEANAHPQYSQDERFYLVHNGVIENYADLKKEYLSDVKFVSQTDTEVIVQLVDKFVVESGMSTEAALLKVLRLISPDSSYAFVLMDKEQPDTLFVAKNKSPLLVGIADGYNMVGSDAMSMIKETNTFMEIGDHELVIVKPDHVTVKDFDGNEIDRPTFKVDMDANAADKGAYPYYMLKEIDEQPAVMRKLVQEYFGDNDVAQINEEMLKDMADADHLYIVGAGTSYHAGLVGARIFEKLCGIPTSVHISSEFAYEQPLLSKKPFFIFLSQSGETADSREVLVNVNKHNWPSLTITNVDKSTLSREATYTELLYAGPEIAVASTKAYTAQIAVEAILAQALGVYMDKQAAKDFDVKHQLGLVANGMQSITDSEKKVEEIASRYLSKSPSAFYIGRGMDWSVSLEAALKLKEISYVQAEGFASGELKHGTIALIEDQTPVIGIITQDRTAGLTRSNLEETQARGANAITIVSRHLAKEDDTFVLPDVDELLTPLLSVIPAQLLAYYTSLGKGLDVDKPRNLAKSVTVQ; this is encoded by the coding sequence ATGTGTGGAATTGTTGGAGTTACAGGAACTGACAAGAGTTTGTCAATTCTAATTGATGGATTAAAGCGTCTTGAATATCGTGGATATGACTCTGCAGGAGTTTATGTTAATGATCAACAAGGACATGATTACCTTGTAAAGCGGCCAGGTCGGATTGCTAATCTAGAAGCGGCTCTTGGAGAAGAAGTCCATGGTTTAGCCGGTATTGGCCATACCCGGTGGGCTACTCATGGTGAACCAAATGAAGCCAATGCTCACCCTCAATACTCTCAAGACGAACGGTTCTACTTAGTTCATAACGGTGTAATTGAAAATTATGCTGACTTAAAGAAAGAATACTTATCTGACGTTAAATTTGTTAGTCAAACTGATACAGAAGTAATTGTTCAATTAGTTGATAAATTTGTAGTTGAATCTGGAATGTCAACAGAAGCAGCCCTTCTTAAGGTTCTTCGTTTAATCAGCCCAGATTCTTCATATGCATTTGTATTGATGGATAAAGAACAACCAGATACATTATTTGTTGCTAAAAATAAGAGTCCATTATTAGTTGGGATTGCTGATGGTTACAACATGGTTGGTTCTGATGCAATGTCAATGATTAAGGAAACTAATACCTTTATGGAAATCGGTGACCACGAGTTGGTAATCGTTAAGCCAGATCACGTTACTGTTAAAGACTTTGATGGTAATGAGATTGATCGGCCAACATTTAAGGTTGATATGGATGCTAATGCCGCAGATAAAGGTGCTTACCCATACTACATGTTAAAGGAAATTGACGAGCAACCAGCTGTTATGCGGAAGTTAGTTCAAGAATACTTTGGTGACAATGATGTGGCACAGATTAATGAAGAGATGTTAAAAGATATGGCAGATGCTGACCACCTTTACATCGTTGGTGCCGGTACAAGTTATCATGCTGGCTTAGTAGGTGCGCGCATTTTTGAAAAACTTTGTGGAATTCCTACATCTGTTCACATTTCATCAGAATTTGCTTATGAGCAACCACTCCTTTCTAAGAAGCCGTTCTTTATCTTCTTAAGTCAAAGTGGTGAAACAGCTGATAGTCGGGAAGTACTGGTTAATGTTAATAAGCATAACTGGCCAAGCTTAACAATTACTAATGTTGACAAGTCAACGCTTTCTCGTGAAGCAACTTACACTGAATTACTTTACGCTGGTCCAGAAATTGCCGTGGCTTCAACAAAAGCCTATACTGCCCAAATTGCTGTCGAAGCTATTCTTGCTCAAGCATTAGGCGTTTACATGGATAAGCAAGCAGCTAAAGACTTTGATGTTAAGCACCAATTAGGATTAGTTGCTAATGGTATGCAATCAATCACTGATAGCGAGAAGAAAGTAGAAGAAATTGCTTCTCGTTATCTCTCTAAATCTCCAAGCGCCTTCTACATTGGCCGGGGAATGGATTGGTCAGTTTCACTTGAAGCTGCTTTGAAGTTAAAGGAAATTTCATATGTTCAAGCAGAAGGCTTTGCATCTGGTGAATTAAAGCATGGAACAATTGCTTTAATTGAAGATCAGACTCCAGTGATTGGAATCATTACCCAAGACCGGACTGCTGGTTTAACACGGAGCAATCTTGAAGAAACGCAGGCTCGTGGGGCCAATGCAATTACAATTGTTTCACGGCACCTTGCAAAAGAGGACGATACATTCGTTCTTCCCGATGTCGATGAACTGTTAACACCACTTCTTAGCGTAATTCCAGCACAATTGTTGGCTTACTACACTAGTCTTGGTAAGGGACTTGATGTTGATAAGCCACGTAACCTCGCAAAGTCTGTTACAGTTCAATAA
- the rbsK gene encoding ribokinase gives MSNNVVVLGSINVDTTYHVDRFPQPGETISAVSKSSAPGGKGANQAVAAARSGAKTAFIGAVGSDKEGAYMLESLADDHIDTRHIMTDKLHGTGSAAITLDANGQNDIMVYGGANQAMTTDVLAGIDDVLEDADFLISQFETPQEVALDAFKQAKKYGVTTLLNPAPAHEILPELLKYTDVITPNESECALLTGIEITDEESMLKSADYFRERGVKHLLITLGSKGVFYSTPTAHGLVPAFKVKAVDTTAAGDTFLGALSSQLEKDLSNVDKALVYAQRASSLTVQQMGAMPSIPNHDAVIKALAEN, from the coding sequence ATGAGCAATAATGTAGTTGTTTTAGGAAGTATTAACGTTGATACTACTTATCACGTTGATCGCTTCCCTCAACCTGGTGAAACCATTTCAGCAGTAAGTAAGAGTTCTGCTCCTGGTGGTAAGGGTGCCAATCAAGCAGTTGCAGCAGCCCGCTCTGGTGCCAAGACGGCTTTTATTGGGGCAGTTGGTTCTGATAAAGAAGGAGCTTACATGCTTGAATCATTGGCTGATGATCATATTGATACACGCCATATCATGACTGATAAGTTACATGGCACTGGTAGTGCTGCGATTACTTTAGATGCTAATGGTCAAAATGACATTATGGTATATGGCGGTGCTAATCAAGCAATGACCACTGATGTTCTTGCAGGTATTGATGATGTTTTAGAAGATGCTGACTTTTTAATTAGTCAATTTGAAACACCACAAGAAGTGGCTTTAGATGCATTTAAGCAAGCTAAAAAATACGGTGTTACTACTCTTTTAAATCCAGCACCAGCTCATGAGATTTTACCAGAGTTATTAAAATATACAGATGTTATTACGCCTAATGAAAGTGAATGCGCCTTATTAACAGGTATTGAAATTACTGATGAAGAATCAATGTTAAAGAGTGCTGATTACTTCCGTGAACGGGGAGTTAAGCACCTTTTGATTACTTTAGGCTCAAAAGGAGTATTTTACTCTACACCTACAGCTCATGGATTAGTTCCAGCATTTAAGGTTAAGGCAGTTGATACTACAGCAGCTGGTGATACATTCCTTGGGGCATTAAGTTCACAATTAGAAAAGGACTTATCAAATGTTGACAAGGCACTTGTCTACGCACAACGAGCATCTAGTTTGACTGTCCAACAAATGGGAGCAATGCCTTCTATTCCAAACCATGATGCGGTTATAAAAGCATTAGCAGAAAATTAA
- a CDS encoding YbbR-like domain-containing protein: MGKDTKGFFRRKWFLRIISLILALFLFMYVNGSKSGFLRQNTRNNNQSSALMSNKSVTLRMPLDVTIDNNKYIVSGYPQYVKVKVTGPSALVTTTSNTQNFKVYADLSDLTPGKHRVKLKTSGLNSELTSKIEPQYINVNIQPRKTITMKVTIRLSTRDLDNGYKLGRPHSDIQTVQVTGSRDEVNKVNRIVAFVAIPHDAKDSIARQVTLQAIDRNGQTLNVVISPTTTNVSIPISAGSQSSSSNDSSSSSSGSEESEEAKSNSRATSRNDSSDSSSETSQSSSSISNEDSSSSSRNQ, translated from the coding sequence ATGGGCAAGGACACTAAAGGCTTCTTTCGCCGGAAATGGTTTTTGAGAATTATTTCGTTAATCCTAGCACTCTTTCTATTCATGTATGTAAATGGGAGCAAAAGCGGCTTCCTTCGTCAAAATACTCGGAATAATAACCAGAGTAGTGCTTTAATGTCGAATAAATCCGTTACCCTTCGAATGCCCCTTGATGTAACAATTGATAATAATAAGTATATTGTCAGCGGGTATCCTCAATATGTTAAGGTTAAGGTAACCGGTCCTTCCGCATTGGTTACAACTACCTCTAATACTCAAAATTTTAAGGTGTATGCGGATTTGTCTGACTTGACTCCTGGTAAACACCGAGTAAAGTTAAAAACGAGTGGGTTAAATTCAGAATTAACTTCTAAAATTGAGCCACAATATATTAATGTTAATATTCAACCACGCAAGACGATTACAATGAAAGTAACTATTCGTTTGAGTACTAGAGATTTGGATAATGGCTATAAGCTTGGACGTCCACATAGTGATATTCAGACTGTCCAAGTTACTGGTTCACGAGATGAAGTTAATAAAGTAAATCGAATTGTTGCTTTTGTAGCAATTCCGCACGATGCAAAGGATAGTATTGCACGACAGGTAACACTACAAGCAATTGATCGGAATGGTCAAACACTTAATGTTGTGATTTCACCAACTACTACTAATGTTTCTATTCCTATTTCTGCGGGTTCACAAAGCAGCAGTTCAAATGATAGTTCATCAAGTAGTAGTGGTAGTGAAGAGAGTGAAGAAGCAAAGAGTAATTCAAGAGCAACATCGCGAAATGACTCTTCAGATTCTTCATCTGAAACATCCCAATCTTCAAGCAGCATAAGTAATGAAGATTCAAGTTCAAGTAGTCGAAATCAATAA
- the murB gene encoding UDP-N-acetylmuramate dehydrogenase codes for MANLMNEFPDIEIKQDEPLMNYTYTKTGGPADWLAFPETIDQVKELVDYVREHKMGLTVLGNASNLIVGDGGIDDLTIILTRLNKIEVHDNKVTAQAGASYIATTEAARDSELTGLEFAAGIPGSIGGAVFMNAGAYGGETKNVVSEATVMLPDGTIKHLTNEELDFGYRHSSIQDNNGVVLDATFALEPGKYDDIKARMDDLNERREAKQPLDLPSCGSVFKRPEGYYAGKLIHDAGLQGYTSGGAQVSTKHAGFIVNIDHGTAADYVNVIHHVQKTVKEKFGVDLETEVRIIGRQD; via the coding sequence ATGGCTAATTTGATGAACGAATTTCCTGATATTGAAATTAAACAAGATGAACCATTAATGAATTACACCTATACTAAAACAGGAGGTCCAGCTGACTGGTTGGCTTTTCCCGAAACGATTGACCAGGTAAAAGAATTGGTTGATTATGTTCGTGAGCATAAAATGGGCTTAACGGTTTTAGGAAACGCCAGTAATTTGATTGTTGGCGATGGCGGTATAGATGATTTAACAATTATTCTTACGCGGCTTAATAAAATTGAAGTTCATGATAATAAGGTAACGGCACAGGCAGGAGCATCTTATATTGCAACAACCGAGGCAGCCCGTGATAGTGAACTTACTGGATTAGAATTTGCTGCTGGTATTCCGGGCAGTATTGGTGGGGCTGTCTTCATGAATGCCGGTGCATATGGTGGTGAAACTAAAAATGTTGTTTCTGAGGCTACCGTAATGCTTCCCGATGGAACGATCAAACATCTTACGAATGAAGAATTAGACTTTGGCTATCGGCATAGCAGTATTCAAGATAATAATGGTGTCGTGTTGGATGCTACGTTTGCTTTGGAACCGGGTAAGTATGATGATATCAAAGCAAGGATGGACGACCTAAATGAACGGCGAGAGGCTAAGCAGCCATTAGATCTCCCATCTTGTGGAAGTGTCTTTAAACGGCCAGAAGGATATTATGCCGGAAAGTTGATTCATGATGCTGGATTGCAAGGATATACTTCAGGTGGAGCGCAGGTTTCGACTAAGCATGCCGGCTTTATCGTTAATATTGACCATGGAACCGCAGCAGACTACGTAAATGTTATCCATCATGTCCAAAAGACAGTTAAAGAAAAATTTGGTGTTGATCTTGAAACCGAAGTAAGGATTATCGGCCGGCAAGATTAA
- the fucP gene encoding L-fucose:H+ symporter permease, translated as MENEVKKDKGQSWVQLSDGYLSRTPMFQFVILCLIFPLWGAAASLNDILITQFKTVFTLNDTATAFVQSAFYGGYFLMAIPASILIKKTSYKLAILIGLLFYIIGCGMFFPASHVATYSMFLVAIFAIAIGLSFLETSCDTYATMFGPKETANKRLNVANVLIPLGDIMGIVLGKYLIFGEGGNIADKVAKMSKSEAEAYNEHLLQLTLQPYKYILIVLIIIFIVLAVTKMPRAKAFSTGSETKEDQPSLGETFNYLFHNKRYMKGVLCQFIYAGMQTTVWSFTIRLALRLDSHISDAAASTFMIYSYIAWFFGKLVANWFLDRYSITKVLTWFSLLGTISLVITFTVPNITAVIAAIATSFFFGPEWPTIYAHTLDQIHEKKYTETGGAFIVMSLIGGAIVPTIQGRVSDLTGSMQLSFIVPAICFALITIYFWTEHRWEKAHPNEVQEH; from the coding sequence ATGGAAAATGAAGTAAAAAAAGATAAGGGACAAAGTTGGGTTCAACTGTCAGACGGTTATTTAAGTCGGACACCAATGTTCCAATTTGTTATTTTATGTTTAATCTTCCCATTATGGGGAGCAGCGGCCAGTCTTAATGATATTTTGATTACACAATTTAAGACGGTTTTCACCTTAAATGATACTGCAACGGCCTTTGTTCAAAGTGCCTTTTACGGTGGTTATTTCTTAATGGCAATTCCGGCTTCAATTCTTATTAAGAAGACATCATATAAGTTAGCAATTCTTATTGGGCTATTATTTTATATTATTGGTTGTGGAATGTTTTTCCCAGCTTCACATGTTGCTACTTATAGTATGTTTTTAGTTGCTATTTTTGCTATTGCTATTGGTTTGAGTTTTCTTGAAACTAGTTGTGATACGTATGCAACGATGTTTGGACCAAAAGAAACTGCTAACAAACGGTTAAACGTTGCTAATGTTTTGATTCCTCTTGGTGATATCATGGGAATCGTTCTTGGTAAGTACCTTATTTTCGGTGAAGGTGGAAACATTGCCGACAAGGTTGCTAAGATGTCAAAATCTGAGGCAGAAGCTTACAATGAACACTTGCTTCAATTGACTTTGCAGCCTTATAAGTACATCTTGATTGTTTTAATCATCATCTTTATCGTTTTGGCAGTTACTAAGATGCCTCGCGCTAAGGCCTTCTCAACTGGTTCTGAAACTAAAGAAGACCAACCATCACTTGGCGAAACTTTCAACTACTTATTCCACAATAAGCGGTACATGAAAGGGGTTCTCTGTCAGTTTATTTATGCTGGTATGCAAACGACTGTATGGTCATTCACTATTCGGTTAGCATTACGCCTTGATTCTCATATTTCTGATGCAGCTGCTTCAACTTTCATGATCTATAGTTACATCGCTTGGTTCTTTGGTAAGTTAGTTGCAAACTGGTTCCTTGACCGTTACTCAATTACTAAGGTATTAACTTGGTTCTCATTACTTGGAACAATTTCATTAGTAATTACCTTTACTGTTCCTAACATCACAGCGGTAATTGCGGCAATCGCAACTAGTTTCTTCTTTGGACCAGAATGGCCAACGATCTATGCTCATACCCTTGATCAAATTCATGAAAAGAAGTACACCGAAACTGGTGGTGCATTTATCGTTATGTCCTTAATTGGTGGGGCAATTGTTCCAACAATTCAAGGACGGGTATCAGATTTAACTGGTTCAATGCAGTTATCATTCATTGTCCCAGCAATTTGTTTCGCACTTATCACTATTTACTTCTGGACTGAGCACCGTTGGGAAAAGGCTCATCCAAATGAAGTGCAAGAACACTAA